One Coregonus clupeaformis isolate EN_2021a chromosome 36, ASM2061545v1, whole genome shotgun sequence genomic window, TACACTTGTATACAGGAGATTGTTGACTCAGTGCATATCAGCTCTGAGTGCCTGGGCCAGCCAGAATTCCGCTGCCCTGAGGAGCTACAACTGGCTGAGGGGACTATCCAGGCTGAGGAGAGCTTCAAACTCACTGCTCTTAGGACGGAGCATGGAGACAGCCATGTTGACTGTGAGGTCACGCGGAAAGACTCCAAGCACATCTTCACTGTGAAGCTCTCACACACTGGGGAGTTCTATGAGTGTGCCGACGACCAATTCTACACCCTCAAGGAGCTGGTGGAATGGAAAATGCTCAAAGGAAGGAAAAGGACAGTGAGTTGGGCCAAGTCTTTGCCGTCAAAGGAGAAGTGTGTGTCTAAGTTGCCAGAGGACTACAGTGGAGAGCTGGTTCTCACACCTGTCTACGAGCTTCAGACTGTGTCCAAGTGTGAGTGTCAAACAGCCCATTAATATTCTCACTTTACGTCAAAGTTATGTGGAATGAAGGACGCTTTAATTGCGTGATAAAAAAAAGTCACACAATGATGCTCTGTATTTTTCATTATataatttatatttattttttcaagTTAAAGAGAACAAATTGTAATACTGACAACAAATGAACATGACAACTACAGTACACTGGTCTTGGGCCATTCACTTTTTGTTTCAGAAGCACAGACATGAAAATAGAGGATGTTTTGAAGTGTAGTAGCCATCATGCTGGTCGGGGAATCACAATGAATTTCTActttgtataaaaataaaaataaagaaacgaTTCAAACCAGCAGTTAAACAGATGTACTAATGGCAGACCTTTATTATTatctgatttaaaaaaatatataatacattAGGTATTTGTTTTTGGCAGAAATTATAAGAAATGTTGTCTTACAAAGTTGAATATTTAGCCTATAGTAGACCATCCTTGCTTGTGCCGTCATACTAAACAGAAATAATCTCATTTTTGTTCACAGTTGGGAATAACGTTGTTTTCATCCCGTCCACCCTTGATGTTGAGGTGTTGGACGTAACAGAGGAGTGTGACGGTGCCTGTTTCATGCAGCCTCTGTCACTCCGTGATGTCTTTGCCAAGCCTTGCGAGGTCTTCCCCTTCATGGCTGAGATCATAGAGCCACCATCACAAGTTCAGGAGGAATTGAGTTTCCTGATGTCCTCTAAGCAAGTCATTGTCCATGGTGCCTACCAGGCCAAGAGGATCCTAGCGTCTGAGATCCGCAGCGAAGCCCAAAGACGCTTCCTCATCCCAGTGTCTTACAACGGCAGGTTCAAGCGCAGGCCCCGGACGTTCCCCACAGCGTATGACCTAGAGGTCGCCAAGAGTGACATGGAGCTGCTCCACGTGGTGGCCACCAGGGCCTTTGAGACCGACTACGAGGGGCTGTCCTCAGTGCTGGTGGGAGACCAGTACCTGGTCCACAAAAGGGAGACCAGCGAGGTGATCTACGGAGGCAGGAGAAAGACGGTGGAGGCCCTGGCCTGTGAGAAGATGGTGGGGAAGAAGTACGAGGCCGTGCTGATCCCCATGTGTCTGGAAGGGGGCTTTGTGGAGGTGGTCCACGACAAGAAGCAGTACATGCTCTCAGAGGTCTGCCACAGGTTCTCCCTGCCCTTCAACGTCAAGGTGTCTATGAGGGACCTCTCAGTAAAGGAGGACCTCCTGGCTGGGGCCACAGGACTGCAGCTGGAGGAGGAGATCACTGACCCATACCTTCTTGTTTCCACCCCGGACCTGGCCCTTTGCTGGGAGGTGCCTGTCAACCGCACCAACATGGCCCTGCAGCTCCTGCAGCAGTGGAGCAGCCCAGAGCCGACCCAGAGCCAGGCCGTCTGCTCGGCTGTGGAGGAAATAGGAGAGGACTGCTATTTCACCCTGAGGAGGTACGTCAACGCCAGCATGCTGCCTCCCCCTCGACCACCCAAGAGACATCAACAGCCCTCAGAAGACACATTGAAACTACAGCCTCCCAGGCCAAAGAAACCAGACCCCCCCTCTCCAAAGGTGAGTCATTCATCCATTATATTTTATgcattaataaataataaaatatctataacacaacaacaacattggCTATCAGATTTATTTAATTGAAAAGTTATATTCAGTTGATTATGGTACTAATGCTTTGCGTGTGGTCTGTGTTATTATATTGAAGAGCCCACATACAGCCAAACCAGCCATGCCGAGCCCTAGTTCATTTGGTTGGGCAGAACAGAACACCTTTATACCAAGAAATGAAACATCCAACACAAGTCTAGTCGCAGTGCCAGATCCAGGCCCACAAAAAGGTTTGTCTATGTTTCTATATTCCATCAAAATAGTTTTGTTGAATATTATGTCATTCAACATGCTGGAGGGATAGTGGTATGCAATATTGCAGCAGACTATTTTGCAACTAAACTTAATTCTCAACCTTCAATATCCTTCTAAGACCCCTCCCAAAAAGTTGTTACCAAGAAATTGTGATTGTATTTCAGTGCAAAATTGTCCTCTGTAGGGGTCATTAGGacgtaaaaatatatttttaaaaacattacagtcaatgggtaCAGTAGGTGAAAAACATGGTTGCGGCATCCGGGTGTGCACTACAAAGGACACTTCTTGATAAGCTCTTATTTACCTATTATATCATGTGAAGTCCTGAGAACTCACCTAACTATTCCTGAGATATTCACTTAATAGAAACAATTTgaatatcacatttccataagaTTTGCAAATTCTTACTGCAGCGAGAGATATGGACCAAGAACTGATATCCACTAGAGAGGACAAAAATGAATTGCTGGTCGTCAACAAGATAAAAACATTTCTAGATTTtgcaacatgtttttttttttttttttaaatgtgtaatATATTTATCTCTCTGTCAAAATCTTGACTTTGATTCTTACACCTTGCTGTGTTTGGGTTCTCTCCTCAGCCATCGTTGAAGAAAACAGACCTCAGCACAAGACAATTAAACAGGATGATGGTGATACTCATGATTATGAATACATTGATGAGGATGAACTTGACAGAATCAGGAGAACATTTAATGACCAAAGTATTCACAGCACAGACAAGAGGAAATCAAGAAACACATATGCCATGCAGACTGCAAAACAGGTTTAGTATAGAAGTGAATGAATGGTTTTTATGACTATCTAATACATATCTAACCCAAGCTCAAAGTTTAACCCCATATTGTTTAAGTGTAAAGATCAATACAAATGTTGGCATGTGAGATatactatacagtgccttcagaaggtattcacaccctgtgactttttccacattttgttgtgttacaaagtggtatTCAAATACATTTAATTGTCACTTTTCTGTCaaagatctacacaaaatactctgtaatgtcaaagtggaagaaaaattctaacatttgtaaaagatTCATGAAAAattaaacactaatatatcttgattagataagtattcaaccccctgagtcaatacatgttagaatcgcctttctgggtaagtctaagagctttccacacctggattgtgcaatatttgtccattattatttttcaaaattcttcaagctctgtcaaattggttgttgatattTAATAGACaagcattttcaggtcttgccatagattttcaagcagatttcaatcagaactgtaacttggccactcaggaacattcactgtcttcttggtaagcaattccagtgtaaatttgaccttgtgttttagtttattgtcctgctgaaaggtgaattaatctcccagtgtctggtagaaAGCAAACTAAACCaggatttcctctaggattttgcctttgcttagctccattccatttattttttatcctgaaaagctCCCCAGTcgttaatgattacaagcatacccataacatgatgcacccaccactatgcttgaaaatacggAGAGTGGTACTCCGTAATATGCTGTATTGGATTTGTCtgaaacataacactttgtattcaggacaaaaagtgaattgctttgccacattttttttgcagtattactttagtgccttgttgcaaacaggatgcatgttttggaatatttgttattctgtacaggctgtattcaatgtctgctttcttcttctttttttgtgtcttttttttatcgatctaccaataggtgccctttgcgagcatggaaaaacctccctggtctttgtggttgaatctgtgtttgaaatgtactgctctactgagggacctttcatataattgtatgtgtggggtatagagatgaggtagtcattcaaaaattatcttaaacactattattgcacacatagtgagtccatgtgaatactttctgaaggcactgtaatgttCATATTTCAAGCAAAATGTTTTTCTATGTACTATTATGCTCTTTATACTGAGCCACTCTTCCatttaaatgtattattatattCATGATACAAGAAATACATTGTTTGTACATTAATCAACAAGGACATTTGCCTACTGTGGAAAATGAATAATTACAAAAACACAGGATGTGTAAATACTACTGTGTGAATTGTATTCAGAAACATTTAACAATTAATCATTGTGAATGGCATATGATGCTAACATAGGGACAGGTTGAAACTGGGCTAGTGTCGGACTGATTTGCTGAATCCTCAGCAGCTGCGTATCATCTCTTTGAGAATGGAGACGAAGGTGGAAGCAGCGAACTTAGGATCATGGACCAGATCC contains:
- the LOC121552346 gene encoding protein THEMIS, whose amino-acid sequence is MERMAMTLDKFTRSLDAKSLPRVLQIQSGYYFQGSVYELFGREWSFSYGELLKIIGISVTRLIVELQSEGSKSMTIDLSLDYPGLFRIVADKRPYTCIQEIVDSVHISSECLGQPEFRCPEELQLAEGTIQAEESFKLTALRTEHGDSHVDCEVTRKDSKHIFTVKLSHTGEFYECADDQFYTLKELVEWKMLKGRKRTVSWAKSLPSKEKCVSKLPEDYSGELVLTPVYELQTVSKFGNNVVFIPSTLDVEVLDVTEECDGACFMQPLSLRDVFAKPCEVFPFMAEIIEPPSQVQEELSFLMSSKQVIVHGAYQAKRILASEIRSEAQRRFLIPVSYNGRFKRRPRTFPTAYDLEVAKSDMELLHVVATRAFETDYEGLSSVLVGDQYLVHKRETSEVIYGGRRKTVEALACEKMVGKKYEAVLIPMCLEGGFVEVVHDKKQYMLSEVCHRFSLPFNVKVSMRDLSVKEDLLAGATGLQLEEEITDPYLLVSTPDLALCWEVPVNRTNMALQLLQQWSSPEPTQSQAVCSAVEEIGEDCYFTLRRYVNASMLPPPRPPKRHQQPSEDTLKLQPPRPKKPDPPSPKSPHTAKPAMPSPSSFGWAEQNTFIPRNETSNTSLVAVPDPGPQKAIVEENRPQHKTIKQDDGDTHDYEYIDEDELDRIRRTFNDQSIHSTDKRKSRNTYAMQTAKQV